One window of Nicotiana tomentosiformis chromosome 11, ASM39032v3, whole genome shotgun sequence genomic DNA carries:
- the LOC104101338 gene encoding DNA damage-repair/toleration protein DRT100-like produces the protein MASHHFICFLAIVSLTITLSESKACHPNDLKGLTDFKAAIHSDSSGRLKNWIGQDCCNWAGISCNSETGRVVEINLPGYYDAGDDFAPYFVSNTMSGSISPSITLLTSLESIDLSRLIGLTGQIPSSIGVLKNLKKLTLQNNQLSGALPESISNLTSLEFLNLENNLLTGSIPENIGNLQVLQELYLSNNSLTGKIPFSITKLHSISGLFLAQNQLVGEIPLPLNPGQWSTLQHLRLENNRLTGIIPSSVGYLTSLLRFSVANNQLTGPIPSTLGNLKYLQQLMVNNNQLSVVLPNSVCGLSELSVMFVSHNKILGSLPDCFSSFKHLLEVDVPFKRLN, from the coding sequence ATGGCATCTCATCACTTTATCTGCTTTCTTGCAATTGTCTCTCTTACAATCACTCTTAGTGAAAGTAAGGCATGCCACCCTAATGATCTCAAGGGTCTCACTGATTTTAAAGCTGCAATACATTCTGATTCTTCTGGTAGGCTAAAAAACTGGATTGGCCAAGATTGTTGCAATTGGGCTGGCATTTCTTGCAACTCTGAAACAGGCAGAGTTGTAGAAATTAATCTCCCTGGTTACTATGACGCTGGCGATGATTTTGCTCCATATTTTGTATCAAATACTATGAGTGGCTCAATCTCTCCTTCAATTACACTTCTCACCTCTCTAGAATCCATTGATCTTAGTAGACTAATTGGATTAACAGGCCAAATTCCTTCATCAATTGGTGTTCTCAAAAATCTTAAAAAACTAACCTTACAAAACAATCAACTCTCTGGTGCATTACCTGAGTCCATTTCAAACTTGACTAGTTTGGAATTCTTGAATCTTGAAAATAATCTATTGACAGGGAGTATTCCAGAAAATATTGGGAATTTGCAAGTACTACAGGAGCTTTATTTGTCGAATAATTCATTAACGGGGAAAATCCCATTTTCAATTACAAAACTACATTCCATTTCAGGTCTTTTCCTAGCACAAAATCAGCTTGTAGGAGAAATACCATTGCCTTTAAATCCAGGCCAATGGTCTACACTACAACATTTGAGACTCGAAAATAATCGGCTCACTGGAATCATACCTTCATCAGTTGGCTATTTGACATCACTTTTGAGATTTTCTGTAGCAAATAATCAGCTAACAGGGCCTATTCCTTCAACTTTAGGGAACTTAAAATATTTGCAACAATTGATGGTCAATAACAACCAGTTATCTGTTGTGTTACCAAACTCCGTATGTGGACTTAGTGAACTTTCTGTCATGTTTGTTTCTCATAACAAGATTTTAGGATCATTGCCTGATTGTTTTTCTTCCTTTAAACATCTTCTAGAAGTCGATGTACCATTCAAACGTTTGAATTAA